In Thioalkalivibrio paradoxus ARh 1, the following are encoded in one genomic region:
- a CDS encoding deoxynucleoside kinase, producing the protein MSLGNFRFVAVEGPIGVGKSSLARMLVQHLRAEALFEEPDENPFLERFYVDRSRYALATQLHFLVQRVRQLKPVAQMRLFERLHVADYLVDKDPLFAELNLSSDEIGIYHEMYRQLRPQLPSPDLVVYLQAPVDVLLERIRRRGRSYERHIDAAYLQRLNAAYTDFFYHFDSAALVIVNAAEIDWVNSDADFRQLLQFLEQVPGGRHYFNPLPIHL; encoded by the coding sequence GTGAGCCTGGGCAACTTCCGTTTCGTGGCGGTCGAAGGGCCGATCGGCGTGGGCAAGTCCAGCCTCGCGCGGATGCTGGTGCAGCATCTGCGGGCCGAGGCGCTGTTCGAGGAGCCCGATGAGAATCCGTTCCTCGAGCGTTTCTATGTCGACCGTTCCCGCTACGCGCTCGCCACGCAGCTCCATTTTCTGGTGCAGCGGGTGCGCCAGCTCAAGCCGGTTGCGCAGATGCGGCTGTTCGAGCGCCTCCATGTGGCGGATTACCTGGTCGACAAGGATCCGCTGTTCGCGGAATTGAACCTGTCGTCCGACGAGATCGGGATCTACCACGAGATGTATCGCCAGCTGCGCCCGCAGCTTCCGAGTCCGGACCTGGTCGTCTACCTGCAGGCCCCGGTCGACGTGCTGCTGGAAAGGATCCGGCGTCGGGGGCGGTCGTACGAGCGTCATATCGACGCCGCCTACCTGCAGCGTCTGAATGCGGCCTACACCGACTTCTTCTACCATTTCGATTCGGCCGCACTCGTGATCGTGAACGCCGCCGAGATCGACTGGGTGAACAGCGACGCGGATTTTCGGCAGCTGCTGCAGTTCCTGGAGCAGGTTCCCGGCGGCCGGCATTACTTCAATCCGCTCCCGATCCATCTGTGA
- the folK gene encoding 2-amino-4-hydroxy-6-hydroxymethyldihydropteridine diphosphokinase — MSAAVVDAYVGIGANLGDPAAQVSGACVRLSRDIPDSRLVACSRRYRNPPMGPQDQPDYVNAVARIRTALAPAELLRELQRIERAFGRRRDGQRWGPRLLDLDILLYGGCVIDAPGLRVPHPGIAERDFVLFPLQELAPELRIPGHGALSELCSRMASGLVPIDDCREAGISA, encoded by the coding sequence ATGAGCGCGGCGGTAGTAGACGCCTATGTTGGGATCGGCGCCAACCTCGGAGATCCTGCGGCACAGGTGTCGGGGGCCTGTGTCCGGCTGTCCCGGGACATTCCGGACAGCCGGCTGGTCGCGTGTTCGCGCCGGTACCGCAATCCGCCGATGGGTCCGCAGGATCAGCCCGACTACGTGAACGCAGTGGCCCGGATCCGGACCGCACTCGCGCCGGCCGAGCTGCTGCGCGAGCTGCAGCGCATCGAACGCGCCTTCGGCCGCCGCCGCGACGGCCAGCGCTGGGGTCCCCGGCTGCTGGATCTGGATATCCTGCTGTACGGCGGTTGCGTGATCGATGCACCGGGTTTGCGCGTGCCTCACCCCGGGATCGCCGAGCGCGACTTCGTGCTGTTCCCGCTGCAGGAACTCGCGCCGGAGCTGCGGATTCCCGGACACGGCGCATTGTCCGAGCTGTGCAGCCGGATGGCGTCCGGGCTCGTGCCGATCGACGATTGCCGGGAAGCGGGGATCAGCGCGTGA
- the pcnB gene encoding polynucleotide adenylyltransferase PcnB, with the protein MSQLAPATMQPRVYPRAQHPISRAAISDNALKVLYRLRDAGFRSCLVGGGVRDLLLGREPKDFDVATDAHPEDVRRLFRNCRLIGRRFRLAHVTFGREIIEVATFRAPIGAEEEDDGNVELSEDGRILRDNCYGTIEQDARRRDFTVNALYYDIADYSVLDFTNGVKDLHEGVLRLIGNDPEQRLREDPVRMLRAVRFAAKLGLRLAPEVDDALHRHSDLLTTAAPARLFDEVLKLFHSGAAVTCLDELERFGLFAIMFPQTAECFGEPDSGSGVRAFLVEALTNTDSRIQDGLGVHPAFLYAALLWAPVQREAQARLDAGEEPALAWQQAASAVLERQAQRVSIPRRHALVVREIWELQQRLPRSQGARAARLLTHPRFRAGYDFLCLRARAGQADPDLCDWWTRFQDSDEARQQDAVWASSGTEPAPVGSRPRRRRRRKARPAS; encoded by the coding sequence GTGAGCCAGCTAGCCCCAGCCACGATGCAGCCGCGGGTGTACCCTCGTGCCCAGCACCCGATCTCGCGCGCCGCGATCAGTGACAACGCCCTGAAGGTGCTGTATCGGCTGCGGGATGCGGGGTTCCGGAGTTGTCTGGTCGGGGGCGGCGTGCGCGATCTGCTGCTCGGGCGCGAGCCCAAGGATTTCGATGTCGCCACCGACGCCCATCCCGAGGACGTGCGTCGGCTGTTCCGGAACTGCCGTCTGATCGGGCGCCGCTTCCGTCTGGCGCATGTAACCTTCGGGCGCGAGATCATCGAGGTCGCGACCTTCCGTGCGCCGATCGGGGCCGAGGAGGAGGACGACGGCAATGTCGAACTGAGCGAAGACGGGCGCATCCTGCGCGACAACTGCTATGGCACCATCGAGCAGGATGCCCGGCGCCGCGACTTCACCGTCAACGCGCTGTACTACGACATCGCCGACTATTCGGTACTGGACTTCACCAACGGCGTGAAGGACTTGCACGAGGGCGTGCTGCGACTGATCGGCAACGACCCGGAGCAGCGCCTGCGCGAGGACCCGGTGCGCATGCTGCGTGCCGTTCGCTTCGCGGCGAAGCTGGGTCTGCGTCTGGCCCCTGAGGTCGACGACGCGCTGCACCGGCACTCCGATCTGCTCACCACGGCCGCGCCTGCACGGCTGTTCGACGAGGTTCTGAAGCTCTTCCACAGCGGGGCCGCAGTGACCTGCCTGGACGAACTCGAACGTTTCGGGCTTTTCGCCATCATGTTCCCGCAGACCGCGGAATGCTTCGGCGAACCGGACAGCGGTTCCGGCGTGCGTGCGTTCCTGGTCGAAGCGTTGACCAACACCGACAGCCGGATCCAGGATGGGCTGGGTGTGCATCCGGCTTTTCTGTACGCCGCCCTGCTCTGGGCGCCGGTGCAGCGCGAGGCGCAGGCGCGCCTCGACGCTGGCGAGGAGCCGGCGTTGGCGTGGCAGCAGGCAGCGTCGGCGGTACTCGAGCGCCAGGCGCAGCGGGTGTCGATCCCCCGGCGCCACGCGTTGGTGGTGCGCGAGATCTGGGAGCTGCAGCAGCGGCTCCCGCGCAGCCAGGGTGCCCGCGCGGCGCGGCTGCTCACCCATCCCCGATTCCGGGCGGGCTACGACTTCCTGTGTCTGCGCGCGCGCGCGGGGCAGGCCGATCCCGATCTCTGCGACTGGTGGACGCGATTCCAGGACAGCGACGAGGCGCGCCAGCAGGACGCGGTCTGGGCTTCATCCGGCACCGAACCGGCGCCCGTGGGTTCCCGGCCGAGGCGCCGTCGCAGGCGCAAGGCGCGGCCGGCGTCATGA
- a CDS encoding NUDIX domain-containing protein: MNVQRPRTPLLAVDLIIRQPAHPGRVLLIERRNPPFGWALPGGFVDEGETVEQAARREAREETALEVRLECLLGLYSDPERDPRGHTVSAVYVARGEGDACAQDDARALQWRDPEDREFALAFDHRRILDDYLRHRATGEVAPIRQLFR, translated from the coding sequence CGTCCAACGTCCGCGCACGCCGCTGCTGGCGGTCGATCTGATCATCCGCCAGCCGGCGCATCCGGGCCGGGTGCTGCTGATCGAGCGCCGGAATCCGCCGTTCGGATGGGCCCTGCCGGGCGGTTTCGTCGACGAGGGCGAGACGGTGGAGCAGGCCGCCCGACGCGAGGCGCGCGAGGAGACGGCGCTGGAGGTCCGGCTGGAATGTCTGCTGGGCCTCTACTCCGACCCTGAGCGGGATCCCCGGGGGCATACCGTGAGCGCGGTCTACGTCGCTCGCGGCGAAGGCGATGCGTGTGCGCAGGACGACGCGCGCGCATTGCAGTGGCGCGACCCCGAGGACCGGGAGTTCGCGCTCGCGTTCGACCACCGCCGGATCCTCGACGACTACCTGCGTCACCGCGCCACCGGAGAGGTCGCGCCGATCCGCCAGCTCTTCCGCTGA